Proteins found in one Mycobacterium branderi genomic segment:
- a CDS encoding mycofactocin-coupled SDR family oxidoreductase, which yields MGLLDGRVAFVTGAARGQGRSHALRLAGEGASVIAIDIADAVSTHNTYPPATDANLKETAGLLEHAGRPFVVETADVRDLATLERILGDAVGRLGGRLDVVVANAGICNWGRFWEMSEEQWLTLVDVNLSGVWRTMKAAVPHMISAGNGGSIITVSSVAGIKSLPGQAHYSAAKHGVVGLTNSAAIELGEYGIRVNSIHPWGVATPMGEDPYTATMLTEHPSYIMSFGNMLPSLTMADPGDISDAVVWLASDLSRTVTGTQLTLDTGATKV from the coding sequence ATGGGATTGCTCGACGGCAGGGTGGCGTTCGTCACCGGTGCGGCCCGCGGCCAGGGCCGCAGCCACGCGCTGCGCCTAGCCGGGGAAGGCGCCTCGGTCATTGCGATCGACATCGCCGACGCGGTGTCGACACACAACACCTACCCGCCGGCGACCGACGCCAACCTCAAGGAGACCGCCGGGCTGCTCGAGCACGCGGGCCGGCCGTTCGTCGTCGAGACCGCCGACGTCCGCGACCTCGCCACGCTGGAGCGGATCCTCGGCGATGCGGTGGGCCGGCTGGGTGGCCGCCTCGATGTCGTGGTGGCCAACGCCGGCATCTGCAATTGGGGCCGGTTCTGGGAGATGTCCGAGGAGCAGTGGCTGACACTGGTCGACGTCAACCTGTCCGGGGTGTGGCGCACGATGAAGGCCGCGGTGCCGCACATGATTTCGGCCGGCAACGGGGGATCGATCATCACCGTCAGCTCGGTCGCCGGGATCAAGTCGTTGCCCGGGCAGGCGCACTACAGCGCGGCCAAGCACGGTGTGGTGGGTCTGACCAACAGCGCGGCGATCGAGCTCGGCGAATACGGCATCCGTGTCAACTCGATCCACCCGTGGGGGGTGGCGACACCGATGGGCGAAGACCCGTACACCGCAACGATGCTCACCGAGCATCCCAGCTACATCATGTCGTTCGGCAACATGCTGCCCTCGCTGACGATGGCCGATCCGGGCGACATCTCCGACGCCGTGGTGTGGCTGGCCTCGGACCTGTCACGCACCGTCACCGGCACCCAGCTCACCCTGGACACCGGAGCCACGAAGGTCTAG
- a CDS encoding thiolase family protein, with amino-acid sequence MSDLTRNTMKNRVAICAAATTGFVAKNTARSQTSLAAQAGIDAVRACGLTKNDIDGLCGSWPSAHELQSALGLPRLTWSGNPMIPLVDHIATAAAAVHAGLCETVLVYHAAYRAAWNTGSALKDPFRRIATPGLNDPKPGPETMAAAVGYAGWASRYLYEYGATREDFGIVALNARANAARNPHAAMRAPLTMDDYLNARMIREPLCLYDMDVAVDGADAFILTTAERARDLALPPVLIHAAVLGQVAPNEEDQTAGLRANGQQVVIDTLKAKSDFWIGDVDVYFPYDGFTPIALNWIENAGWCKPGEGGAFLGDHWDAAAGRVLIDGRVAVNPHGGSLSEGATQASGHIREAVHQLQGLAGERQVPDAQRALITAGGFFFNAQGLTLVAG; translated from the coding sequence GTGAGCGACCTGACGCGCAACACGATGAAAAACCGGGTGGCGATCTGCGCGGCGGCCACCACGGGGTTCGTCGCGAAGAACACTGCCCGCAGCCAGACATCGCTGGCCGCGCAGGCCGGCATCGACGCCGTGCGGGCCTGCGGCTTGACCAAGAACGACATCGACGGGCTATGCGGCAGTTGGCCTTCGGCGCATGAGTTGCAGTCCGCGCTGGGCCTTCCCCGCCTGACCTGGTCGGGCAACCCCATGATTCCGCTGGTCGACCACATCGCCACGGCCGCCGCGGCGGTGCACGCGGGCTTGTGTGAAACGGTGCTCGTCTACCACGCGGCCTACCGCGCGGCCTGGAACACCGGCTCAGCGCTCAAAGACCCGTTTCGCCGCATCGCGACCCCCGGGCTCAACGACCCCAAGCCGGGCCCGGAAACCATGGCGGCGGCAGTCGGGTACGCCGGTTGGGCATCGCGCTATCTCTACGAATATGGGGCCACCCGTGAGGATTTCGGCATCGTCGCGCTCAATGCACGCGCCAACGCTGCCCGCAACCCGCACGCCGCCATGCGGGCACCGCTGACGATGGACGATTACCTCAACGCACGGATGATTCGCGAGCCGCTGTGTCTCTACGATATGGATGTCGCCGTCGACGGAGCAGATGCGTTCATCCTCACCACCGCCGAACGTGCCCGGGACCTGGCGCTGCCGCCGGTGCTCATCCACGCCGCGGTACTGGGCCAGGTGGCGCCCAACGAGGAGGATCAGACCGCGGGCTTGCGCGCCAACGGCCAGCAAGTCGTCATCGACACGCTAAAAGCCAAGAGCGACTTCTGGATCGGCGATGTCGATGTGTACTTTCCCTACGACGGTTTCACCCCGATCGCGTTGAACTGGATTGAGAACGCGGGCTGGTGCAAACCGGGCGAGGGCGGCGCGTTTCTTGGCGATCATTGGGACGCCGCGGCGGGCCGGGTGCTCATCGACGGCAGAGTTGCAGTCAATCCGCACGGCGGATCGCTGTCGGAGGGAGCCACCCAGGCGTCCGGGCACATTCGCGAGGCGGTGCACCAACTGCAGGGACTGGCTGGGGAGCGCCAGGTGCCCGATGCGCAGCGTGCGCTGATCACCGCGGGGGGATTCTTCTTCAACGCCCAGGGCCTCACCTTGGTGGCGGGGTGA
- a CDS encoding Zn-ribbon domain-containing OB-fold protein: protein MSDDELVEHFPGQPITHDNAEHYRGRLRRQLLMNRCQSCGHWHAPPRPLCPQCWSFDVTATPVRGEGTIFLAIFLHQGPPTPGVDYTVPYPVVTVELDEQPGLRFTSTVIGAGNANIRIGKRVRLGWIERAGAPLPVFELSDVAP from the coding sequence ATGAGTGACGACGAACTGGTCGAACACTTTCCCGGCCAGCCGATCACGCACGACAACGCCGAGCATTACCGTGGCCGGCTGCGCCGCCAGCTGCTGATGAACCGGTGCCAGAGCTGCGGTCACTGGCACGCCCCACCCCGGCCGCTGTGCCCGCAGTGCTGGTCGTTCGACGTCACCGCGACGCCGGTGCGCGGGGAGGGAACGATCTTCCTGGCGATCTTCCTGCATCAGGGACCGCCGACGCCCGGCGTCGACTACACGGTGCCGTACCCGGTGGTGACCGTGGAGCTCGACGAGCAGCCTGGTCTGCGGTTCACCTCCACGGTGATCGGCGCCGGCAACGCCAACATCCGCATCGGCAAACGCGTACGGCTCGGGTGGATCGAGCGCGCGGGCGCCCCGCTGCCGGTCTTCGAACTAAGCGATGTGGCGCCGTGA